The following are from one region of the Actinoplanes sp. L3-i22 genome:
- a CDS encoding peroxiredoxin: MSLTIGDVAPNFVAATTDGAIEFHDWIGDSWAVLFSHPKDFTPICTTELGFLAAIKPEFDRRGVKVMALSVDPVDRHAQWAADIEETQGTAPNYPMIGDADFVVSKAYGMLGADVSGDAADRTAADNQTVRGVFVIGPDKKIKLIMLYPMTTGRNFDEILRVIDSLQLTAKHKVATPANWQLGGDVVIAGSVGNDQARDIFGSWKEPKPYLRIVAQPA; this comes from the coding sequence ATGAGTCTGACCATCGGTGACGTCGCTCCGAACTTCGTCGCGGCCACCACGGACGGCGCGATCGAGTTCCACGACTGGATCGGGGACTCCTGGGCGGTGCTCTTCTCGCACCCGAAGGACTTCACCCCGATCTGCACCACCGAGCTGGGCTTCCTGGCCGCGATCAAGCCGGAGTTCGACCGCCGCGGCGTCAAGGTCATGGCGCTGTCGGTGGACCCGGTCGACCGGCACGCCCAGTGGGCCGCCGACATCGAGGAGACCCAGGGCACCGCGCCGAACTATCCGATGATCGGGGACGCCGACTTCGTGGTGTCCAAGGCCTACGGCATGCTCGGCGCCGATGTCAGCGGCGACGCCGCCGACCGCACGGCCGCCGACAACCAGACGGTACGCGGGGTGTTCGTGATCGGCCCGGACAAGAAGATCAAGCTGATCATGCTCTACCCGATGACCACCGGCCGGAACTTCGACGAGATCCTGCGGGTGATCGACTCGCTGCAGCTGACCGCGAAGCACAAGGTGGCGACCCCGGCCAACTGGCAGCTGGGCGGCGACGTCGTCATCGCCGGCTCGGTCGGCAACGACCAGGCCCGGGACATCTTCGGCAGCTGGAAAGAGCCCAAGCCGTACCTCCGCATCGTCGCGCAGCCGGCCTGA